One Loxodonta africana isolate mLoxAfr1 chromosome 4, mLoxAfr1.hap2, whole genome shotgun sequence genomic region harbors:
- the LOC100661118 gene encoding retinoic acid receptor gamma isoform X7 produces MYDCMETFAPGPRRLYGAAGPGAGLLRRATGSSCFAGLEPFAWPQPASLQSVETQSTSSEEMVPSSPSPPPPPRVYKPCFVCNDKSSGYHYGVSSCEGCKGFFRRSIQKNMVYTCHRDKNCIINKVTRNRCQYCRLQKCFEVGMSKEAVRNDRNKKKKEVKEEGSPDSYELSPQLEELITKVSKAHQETFPSLCQLGKYTTNSSADHRVQLDLGLWDKFSELATKCIIKIVEFAKRVPGFTGLSIADQITLLKAACLDILMLRICTRYTPEQDTMTFSDGLTLNRTQMHNAGFGPLTDLVFAFAGQLLPLEMDDTETGLLSAICLICGDRMDLEEPEKVDKLQEPLLEALRLYTRRRRPSQPYMFPRMLMKITDLRGISTKGAERAITLKMEIPGPMPPLIQEMLENPEMFEDDSSQPGPHPKASSEDEVPRGQGKGGQSPQPD; encoded by the exons ATGTACGACTGCATGGAAACGTTTGCCCCGGGCCCGCGACGACTGTACGGCGCGGCGGGGCCCGGGGCCGGCTTGCTGCGCAGAGCCACCGGCAGCTCCTGTTTCGCCGGACTTGAGCCTTTTGCCTGGCCGCAACCCGCCAGTCTGCAAT CGGTGGAGACGCAGAGCACCAGCTCAGAGGAGATGGTACCCAGCTCACCCtcacctcctccacctcctcGGGTCTACAAGCCGTGCTTCGTGTGCAATGACAAGTCCTCTGGCTACCACTATGGTGTCAGCTCTTGTGAAGGCTGCAAG GGCTTCTTCCGTCGCAGCATCCAGAAGAACATGGTGTATACATGCCACCGTGACAAAAACTGTATCATCAACAAGGTGACTCGGAATCGCTGCCAATACTGCAGGCTACAGAAGTGCTTCGAAGTAGGCATGTCCAAGGAAG CCGTGCGGAATGATCGgaacaagaagaagaaagaggtgaAGGAAGAAGGGTCACCTGACAGCTATGAGCTGAGCCCCCAGTTAGAAGAACTTATCACCAAGGTCAGCAAAGCCCATCAGGAGACCTTCCCCTCACTCTGCCAGCTGGGCAAATACACCACG AACTCCAGTGCAGACCACCGGGTACAGCTGGATCTAGGGCTGTGGGACAAGTTCAGTGAGCTGGCCACCAAGTGCATCATCAAGATCGTGGAATTTGCCAAGCGGGTGCCCGGCTTTACAGGGCTGAGCATTGCTGACCAGATCACTCTGCTCAAGGCTGCCTGCCTGGACATCCTG ATGCTGCGGATCTGCACGCGGTACACCCCAGAGCAGGACACCATGACCTTCTCTGATGGGCTGACCCTGAACCGGACCCAGATGCACAATGCCGGCTTCGGGCCCCTCACAGACCTCGTCTTTGCCTTTGCTGGGCAACTCCTGCCGCTGGAGATGGATGACACAGAGACAGGGCTGCTCAGTGCCATCTGTCTCATCTGCGGAG ACCGCATGGACCTAGAGGAACCTGAAAAGGTAGACAAGCTTCAGGAGCCACTGCTGGAAGCCCTGAGGCTGTACACCCGGCGCCGGCGGCCCAGCCAGCCCTACATGTTCCCAAGGATGCTCATGAAGATCACCGACCTCCGGGGCATCAGCACCAAGG GAGCAGAAAGGGCCATTACCCTGAAGATGGAGATTCCAGGCCCAATGCCTCCCCTGATCCAGGAGATGCTGGAGAACCCCGAAATGTTTGAGGACGACTCCTCGCAGCCTGGCCCTCATCCCAAGGCCTCCAGCGAGGATGAGGTTCCTAGGGGCCAGGGCAAAGGGGGCCAAAGCCCCCAGCCTGACTAG